One part of the candidate division KSB1 bacterium genome encodes these proteins:
- a CDS encoding ketoacyl-ACP synthase III, translating into MNRLSRIAGTGICVPERVVTNFDLEKLMDTSDQWIRERTGIAERRFVEPGVGSSDLALGASLMALENAGKRPEDVDFIIFATLSPEYPFPGSGCLLQAKLGINDIGALDVRNQCSGFIYGLSVADQYVRTGMYRCVLVVGAEVQSIGLNLSTAGRDTAVLFGDGAGAVVLTPSDGESGVLSTHLHADGRYAKELWMEHPGCLRRPRLTPEMLTDGSMDPKMNGRAVFKHAVVRFCEAIEEALRANHLDIEQVSLIIPHQANLRITEAVAERFGGMEKVYSNIHKYGNTTAASIPIALHEAVCEGRIRPGDYVVLVAFGSGFTWASAVVRW; encoded by the coding sequence ATGAATAGACTATCGCGCATCGCAGGGACAGGAATCTGTGTGCCGGAGAGGGTGGTGACCAACTTCGACCTTGAGAAGCTCATGGACACCAGCGACCAGTGGATCCGTGAGCGCACAGGCATCGCGGAAAGGCGCTTCGTCGAGCCGGGGGTAGGCAGTTCCGACCTGGCGCTGGGCGCAAGTCTTATGGCGCTGGAGAACGCCGGCAAGCGGCCAGAGGATGTGGACTTTATCATCTTCGCGACCTTGAGCCCGGAGTACCCGTTTCCCGGCTCCGGGTGTCTTTTGCAAGCCAAGTTAGGCATAAACGACATCGGGGCCCTCGATGTCCGCAACCAGTGCAGCGGCTTCATATACGGTCTATCCGTTGCCGACCAATACGTTCGCACGGGCATGTATCGTTGCGTGCTGGTGGTGGGAGCCGAAGTGCAGTCCATAGGGCTCAACCTGAGCACCGCCGGCAGAGATACCGCCGTCCTCTTCGGCGACGGTGCGGGCGCCGTAGTGCTCACCCCGAGCGACGGGGAGTCAGGCGTGCTGTCCACGCATTTGCACGCGGACGGGCGTTACGCCAAGGAGCTGTGGATGGAACATCCTGGCTGCCTACGCCGGCCACGGCTGACGCCGGAAATGCTGACCGACGGCAGCATGGACCCGAAGATGAACGGTCGAGCGGTCTTCAAGCATGCGGTCGTTCGCTTTTGTGAGGCGATTGAGGAGGCTTTGCGCGCTAATCATCTCGACATCGAGCAGGTTTCACTGATCATACCGCATCAGGCCAACCTGCGCATCACAGAAGCGGTGGCGGAGCGGTTTGGCGGCATGGAGAAAGTTTACTCGAACATTCACAAATATGGCAATACCACCGCTGCATCGATCCCCATAGCGTTGCACGAGGCCGTGTGTGAGGGGCGCATACGGCCGGGTGACTATGTGGTGCTGGTGGCTTTCGGCTCAGGTTTCACCTGGGCATCGGCGGTGGTCAGGTGGTAG
- a CDS encoding phosphatase PAP2 family protein, with amino-acid sequence MRGIFLRAHQYFRKPSRRWRVYVLVGVVLYFIAINQVIRVRPDHAFVALLILATLLGKEKGKRFLIDWSPFIVFWTAYDMMRGVADSVRGVINVALPYRVELALFGPLFGGQIPCFFFQQWQGALGNSPVRQLLDASGGLFYTLHFGLPIVLGWYFWHTREDRRLFYLFVATLTVLNFSALATFMAYPAAPPWYVYAHGFGQPAKTSFWGMGAGALINVDRMIGTRFFTTLWGGFNPNHFAAIPSLHGAYPIVIAFFAHKGLRWPLPLLALYPLGVWFSAVYLNQHYIIDLLIGAGYVVGAYLVASRLLLPKVIEPLLRKSEGKALARAAAMAK; translated from the coding sequence ATGCGCGGAATCTTCTTGCGGGCGCACCAGTATTTTCGCAAGCCATCCCGACGGTGGCGGGTGTACGTGCTCGTGGGGGTCGTCCTCTACTTCATTGCCATAAACCAGGTCATCCGCGTCCGCCCCGATCACGCCTTTGTGGCTCTCCTGATACTTGCCACTCTCCTTGGCAAGGAGAAGGGGAAGCGCTTTCTTATCGATTGGAGCCCCTTTATCGTGTTCTGGACGGCCTACGACATGATGCGCGGCGTGGCGGACTCAGTGCGCGGGGTAATCAATGTAGCCCTGCCATACCGGGTGGAGCTGGCCCTTTTCGGCCCTCTCTTCGGTGGCCAGATCCCTTGCTTCTTTTTCCAGCAGTGGCAAGGGGCACTCGGCAACTCCCCGGTGCGTCAGCTCTTGGATGCCTCCGGAGGCCTTTTCTACACCCTGCACTTCGGCCTCCCCATCGTATTGGGATGGTATTTCTGGCACACGAGGGAAGACCGGCGGCTTTTCTATCTTTTTGTGGCCACCCTTACGGTATTGAACTTTTCCGCGCTGGCCACCTTCATGGCCTACCCTGCTGCGCCCCCTTGGTACGTGTACGCACACGGCTTCGGTCAGCCGGCAAAGACCTCATTCTGGGGCATGGGTGCAGGCGCCCTGATCAATGTCGATCGCATGATTGGCACCAGATTCTTCACCACCCTCTGGGGCGGATTCAACCCGAATCACTTTGCGGCTATTCCCTCGCTTCATGGTGCCTACCCGATAGTGATTGCCTTTTTCGCCCACAAGGGGCTGCGCTGGCCGCTTCCGCTGCTGGCACTCTACCCCCTGGGTGTATGGTTTTCCGCCGTATACCTCAACCAGCACTACATCATCGATCTTCTGATTGGCGCGGGCTATGTGGTGGGAGCGTACTTGGTAGCCTCTCGGCTTTTGCTGCCCAAGGTAATTGAGCCTCTGTTGCGAAAAAGCGAGGGAAAGGCGCTGGCGAGGGCAGCAGCCATGGCAAAATAG